In Caldicellulosiruptor morganii, the following proteins share a genomic window:
- a CDS encoding nucleotide sugar dehydrogenase, whose product MNDVAKELLKKIEDKTAIIGVVGLGYVGLPLAVEKAKAGYKVIGFDIQQKRVDMVNKGQNYIGDVVDGELEQLVRKGRIFATTDYSKIAEVDAVAICVPTPLDKYKQPDISYVVNSTKEIAKYLHKGMLVVLESTTYPGTTEEVVKPILEQSGLICGQDFFLAFSPERVDPGNKMYKTKNTPKVVGGVTPVCTQIAARLYENVLESEVFKVSSPKVAEMEKILENTFRNINIALVNEMAILCERMNIDIWEVIEAAKTKPYGFMAFYPGPGLGGHCIPIDPFYLTWKAREYDYHTRLIEIAGEINNYMPEYVVERVMKILNKFKKPLNGSKVLLLGVAYKKDIDDIRESPALKVIENFEKENAIVEYNDPYVPSFIYRGKQYVSVDLSAESLRQYDIVVITTDHSKYDYQFIVEHAKLIFDTRNATKGIKSEKVYKL is encoded by the coding sequence ATGAATGATGTTGCGAAAGAGTTATTAAAAAAGATTGAGGATAAGACAGCAATAATTGGTGTAGTTGGGCTTGGATATGTTGGACTGCCCCTGGCGGTTGAGAAGGCCAAGGCGGGCTATAAGGTAATTGGCTTTGATATACAGCAAAAAAGAGTTGATATGGTAAATAAGGGGCAGAATTACATTGGAGATGTTGTTGACGGGGAACTTGAACAACTTGTCAGAAAAGGTAGAATCTTTGCCACAACCGATTACAGCAAGATTGCAGAGGTTGATGCTGTGGCTATCTGTGTTCCAACTCCCCTTGACAAATATAAACAGCCAGATATCTCATATGTTGTCAATTCAACAAAGGAGATTGCAAAGTACCTTCACAAAGGTATGCTTGTGGTTCTGGAAAGTACAACATATCCAGGGACAACAGAAGAGGTTGTAAAACCGATCCTTGAGCAAAGCGGGCTTATATGCGGGCAGGATTTTTTCCTTGCATTTTCACCCGAGCGTGTTGACCCGGGAAATAAGATGTACAAGACAAAAAATACACCCAAGGTTGTGGGGGGAGTTACGCCAGTTTGTACTCAGATTGCTGCAAGATTGTATGAAAATGTTTTAGAGAGTGAGGTTTTTAAAGTAAGTTCGCCAAAGGTTGCAGAGATGGAAAAGATTTTAGAGAATACATTCAGGAACATAAATATTGCGCTTGTAAATGAGATGGCTATTTTGTGTGAAAGAATGAATATTGATATCTGGGAAGTGATTGAGGCAGCAAAGACAAAGCCTTATGGCTTTATGGCGTTTTATCCAGGACCTGGTCTTGGTGGACATTGTATACCCATTGATCCATTTTATCTTACCTGGAAGGCACGAGAATATGACTATCATACCAGGCTTATTGAGATTGCCGGTGAGATAAATAACTATATGCCAGAGTATGTTGTTGAAAGGGTTATGAAGATACTGAACAAATTCAAAAAACCACTAAATGGTTCAAAGGTCCTGCTGTTAGGCGTTGCATATAAAAAAGACATAGATGATATCAGAGAATCACCTGCCTTAAAAGTGATTGAAAATTTTGAGAAAGAGAATGCTATTGTAGAATACAATGACCCGTATGTGCCAAGTTTCATCTATAGGGGAAAACAATATGTTTCTGTTGACCTTTCAGCCGAGAGTTTGAGACAATACGACATAGTTGTAATAACAACCGATCATTCCAAATATGACTATCAGTTTATAGTGGAGCATGCAAAACTCATATTTGATACAAGGAATGCAACAAAAGGAATAAAATCTGAAAAGGTGTATAAATTGTGA
- a CDS encoding DegT/DnrJ/EryC1/StrS family aminotransferase: protein MIPLIDLKRQYTMLSHEIMHALDEVLQSGQYILGPKVLEFEKECSEYLNVKHCIGVGNGTDALVIALESLGIGNGDEVITTPFTFFATAEAIVRVGAKPVFVDIDPLSYNINAEEIEKKITSKTKAIIPVHIFGQVCDMGRIVEIAKNYNLYIIEDACQAFGAEYEGKKAGTIGDVGCFSFFPTKNLSGFGDGGLIVTNNDEVAERARMLRQHGSKKKYYNEIIGFNSRLDEIQAAMLLVKLKYIDHWNKKRTEIAQKYNQGLKLEGITLPAKANDYERGHIYHLYVLQHEKRDLIISYLSQKGISTGIYYPVPLHLTKALQFLGYKEGDFKVSEEVSKKAFAIPMFPELTDQEIEYIISSINELGGKL from the coding sequence ATGATACCTCTAATTGATTTAAAACGCCAGTACACAATGCTTTCACATGAAATTATGCATGCTTTGGATGAGGTGTTACAAAGTGGGCAGTATATACTTGGTCCGAAAGTTTTGGAGTTTGAAAAAGAATGCAGTGAATACTTAAATGTCAAGCACTGTATAGGTGTTGGTAACGGAACGGATGCCCTTGTGATAGCACTTGAGAGTCTGGGAATAGGAAATGGTGATGAAGTAATAACAACGCCGTTTACCTTTTTTGCAACAGCAGAAGCTATTGTGAGAGTTGGTGCTAAACCTGTTTTTGTTGATATAGATCCGCTTTCTTATAATATAAATGCTGAGGAGATAGAGAAGAAAATTACTTCCAAAACAAAAGCTATTATTCCTGTGCATATATTTGGTCAGGTATGTGACATGGGTAGAATAGTTGAGATAGCTAAAAATTACAATTTATATATAATAGAAGATGCATGTCAGGCATTTGGAGCAGAATACGAGGGTAAAAAAGCAGGGACAATTGGTGATGTGGGATGTTTTTCCTTCTTTCCAACAAAAAACCTGAGTGGTTTTGGAGATGGGGGTTTGATTGTAACAAACAATGATGAGGTTGCTGAAAGAGCAAGAATGCTTCGCCAGCACGGTTCAAAGAAAAAATACTACAATGAAATTATTGGTTTTAACAGTAGGCTTGATGAAATTCAGGCGGCAATGTTGCTTGTAAAACTCAAATACATAGACCATTGGAACAAAAAAAGAACTGAGATTGCTCAAAAGTATAATCAAGGTTTGAAACTTGAGGGAATAACTCTGCCCGCCAAAGCAAATGATTATGAAAGAGGACATATATACCATTTATACGTTTTACAGCATGAAAAACGTGACTTGATAATTTCATATTTATCCCAAAAAGGAATTTCAACAGGTATATATTATCCGGTGCCGTTACATTTGACAAAAGCATTGCAGTTTTTGGGATATAAAGAAGGTGATTTTAAAGTATCAGAAGAAGTTTCTAAAAAGGCTTTTGCTATTCCTATGTTTCCAGAGCTTACAGATCAAGAGATTGAGTATATAATATCGTCGATAAATGAACTGGGAGGTAAGCTATAA
- a CDS encoding LPS biosynthesis protein, with the protein MVEILKKRIKEMLLIIFVFVILSVAVVQFFTKTLWTAEINLRLDNNLLNPLSFNMTSYSVSNIIQGLYSNMSSIDLNKEYLEMVALNPPFLDYVTSRYGEDERFGAFIESRASKGGVNYVVVKAVANSSDEAQKMLDEYMKDLNSRVLLDLKNRSEAAQKLLDELLKEKQKYDMQKLTAAEQEQYSQILSAINLIKWFNENYNKVIDLKSAIAEYGKIKIYESAGSKFEKAVRVVAGTFAGVIVAILYVILRERRYILSKL; encoded by the coding sequence ATGGTTGAGATTTTGAAAAAAAGAATAAAAGAAATGCTGTTAATCATATTTGTCTTTGTAATACTATCAGTTGCTGTTGTTCAGTTTTTTACAAAGACTCTTTGGACAGCGGAGATAAACCTGAGGCTTGACAACAATCTTTTAAACCCTCTGAGTTTTAATATGACTTCTTATTCTGTTTCAAATATTATCCAGGGGCTTTATTCAAATATGTCCTCTATTGATCTGAACAAAGAATATTTGGAAATGGTTGCACTGAACCCTCCTTTTTTGGACTATGTCACAAGTAGGTATGGAGAAGATGAGAGGTTTGGTGCATTTATTGAGTCCAGGGCTTCTAAAGGTGGCGTTAACTATGTGGTTGTAAAAGCTGTTGCAAACTCTTCTGATGAGGCACAGAAGATGCTTGACGAGTATATGAAAGATTTAAATAGCAGGGTTTTGCTGGATCTGAAAAATAGATCTGAAGCTGCTCAGAAGCTTCTTGATGAGCTTTTAAAGGAGAAGCAGAAGTATGATATGCAAAAATTGACAGCAGCCGAACAGGAACAGTACAGTCAGATTCTTTCAGCCATAAATCTTATCAAGTGGTTTAATGAAAATTATAACAAGGTAATTGATCTAAAAAGTGCTATAGCTGAATATGGCAAAATCAAGATATACGAGTCAGCAGGCAGCAAATTTGAAAAGGCTGTAAGAGTTGTTGCCGGAACCTTTGCAGGAGTTATAGTAGCAATTTTGTATGTAATCCTGAGAGAAAGAAGATATATACTTTCCAAGCTTTGA
- a CDS encoding ComEC/Rec2 family competence protein, which produces MKKKVLLSLLLVFVLLFLTSCSFLDTQDKFWQDHLKEFLARDVCTLLFLDVGQGDCILIKTPENRFVLVDSGPNTAESTILKVFNILDIKTFDLVVATHPHEDHIGNMDKIISEFNVKKFYTVEKTANTQAFENMLKALDKKNLKISIVRAYDRISINNVLFTFLSPLKEYENLNDSSAVLKLEFANKKVLLTADISKNVEYDMLSANEDVSADILKVSHHGSYAATSNEFLEKVHPQLAIISVGKDNPYGHPHKSTLNRLYDHHIKVLTTMDNGNIAVIISPDGNVKVLTEK; this is translated from the coding sequence ATGAAGAAAAAAGTATTGCTTTCTTTATTGTTAGTTTTTGTTTTGTTGTTTTTAACTTCTTGTTCTTTTTTGGATACGCAAGATAAATTCTGGCAGGATCATTTAAAAGAGTTTTTAGCAAGAGATGTATGTACATTGTTATTTTTAGACGTTGGTCAGGGGGATTGCATATTAATAAAAACTCCCGAAAATAGATTTGTATTGGTAGATTCAGGACCAAACACTGCTGAAAGTACGATATTGAAAGTATTTAATATCTTGGATATAAAAACTTTTGACCTTGTAGTTGCCACACACCCTCATGAAGACCATATTGGCAACATGGACAAAATTATCTCAGAATTTAATGTTAAAAAGTTTTATACTGTAGAAAAGACAGCAAATACTCAGGCATTTGAAAATATGCTCAAAGCTTTGGATAAAAAAAATTTAAAGATAAGTATTGTAAGAGCTTATGACAGAATTTCAATAAATAATGTATTGTTTACTTTTCTGTCTCCACTGAAAGAGTATGAAAATTTGAATGATTCGAGTGCGGTTTTAAAATTAGAGTTTGCAAACAAAAAAGTACTTCTGACAGCTGATATTTCGAAGAATGTAGAATATGATATGCTAAGTGCAAATGAGGATGTTAGCGCTGATATACTGAAAGTTTCTCATCATGGGAGCTATGCTGCAACAAGTAATGAGTTTCTTGAGAAAGTGCATCCCCAGCTTGCCATAATAAGTGTTGGCAAAGACAATCCATACGGACATCCACATAAATCTACACTAAATAGGTTGTATGACCATCACATAAAGGTTTTGACAACCATGGACAATGGTAATATTGCAGTTATAATCTCACCTGATGGAAATGTAAAAGTCTTAACAGAAAAGTAG
- a CDS encoding electron transfer flavoprotein subunit alpha/FixB family protein: MGYTIFVPVIPVEDEYQNINPLLALIESQIAEPKKVVIGIYSKKFPDESFFGKLKLFGGCEVVVYTDDSFSFYEGPYIEAVTKSVEEIQPQIVLAFSNEFTKSILASVAAKFSSGFVVDCTDIKFDESSGKLIFIKPAYGANINAKISVKDSPITFVTVKPKAGIECLYQIKKEFEISKKTIKIQEKSSHVNFIEKTIQEDIDNRLESAKIVIGVGRGIKDKENLKYAYELASILGGAVGVTRPLVDLGWASKDFQIGQSGKIISPDIYFAFGISGAAHHVCGIGKPKLLIAVNKNKDAEIFKIANYGIVADATQTIKSFIRIFKQRLENC, encoded by the coding sequence ATGGGATATACAATATTTGTACCTGTCATTCCTGTGGAAGATGAATATCAAAATATTAACCCACTTTTGGCCCTTATTGAAAGCCAAATTGCAGAACCCAAGAAGGTAGTGATAGGGATATACTCAAAGAAATTTCCTGATGAAAGTTTTTTTGGCAAGTTAAAGCTTTTTGGTGGCTGTGAAGTTGTGGTTTATACAGATGACAGTTTTTCTTTTTATGAGGGACCATATATTGAAGCAGTTACAAAAAGTGTAGAAGAGATACAACCCCAGATAGTTTTAGCTTTTTCAAATGAATTTACAAAGTCGATCTTGGCAAGTGTAGCGGCTAAATTTTCTTCGGGTTTTGTTGTTGATTGCACTGATATAAAATTTGATGAGTCCTCTGGAAAGCTTATTTTTATAAAACCAGCATACGGTGCAAATATAAATGCAAAAATTTCTGTAAAGGACTCTCCAATTACATTTGTTACAGTCAAGCCGAAAGCTGGTATTGAATGTCTGTATCAAATCAAAAAAGAGTTTGAAATTTCGAAAAAGACAATAAAAATTCAGGAAAAAAGCAGTCATGTGAATTTTATAGAAAAAACTATACAAGAAGATATTGATAACAGACTTGAAAGTGCTAAAATAGTTATTGGTGTTGGACGGGGAATAAAAGATAAAGAGAATCTCAAATATGCATATGAGCTGGCAAGCATTTTAGGTGGTGCTGTGGGTGTTACACGTCCTCTTGTTGATTTGGGATGGGCTTCTAAAGATTTTCAGATTGGACAGAGTGGCAAGATTATTTCCCCAGATATTTATTTTGCATTTGGTATATCAGGTGCGGCTCATCACGTATGTGGAATTGGTAAGCCAAAGCTTTTGATTGCAGTCAATAAGAATAAAGATGCGGAGATATTTAAAATTGCAAACTATGGGATTGTAGCAGATGCCACTCAGACCATAAAATCTTTTATAAGGATATTTAAACAAAGGTTAGAAAACTGTTAA
- a CDS encoding electron transfer flavoprotein subunit beta/FixA family protein, which produces MNILVCVKQIVNPDKIEYDSTTKTIKRSLQHLMNNPADLNALEFALKLKDIYPDSQIYTLSMGSLECREKIKELVELGVDDAILLSDKRLAGSDASSTAYALSFAIKTLGRFDLILCGEHSLDGETSIVPPQIAQYLGICHIASVVDINPKDEGTLEVVKKIENVMAKFEVKLPVLLSVKKDSNLVRFPKLSFMIRAHSYEPKVLTLDDLKDIDVKKVGLEGSKTAVDGFEEEMMESTSCKIYEQASASEIECLADIILKLI; this is translated from the coding sequence ATGAATATTCTGGTTTGTGTAAAACAGATAGTAAATCCAGATAAAATTGAATATGACTCAACTACAAAAACAATAAAGAGAAGTTTGCAGCATTTGATGAACAACCCTGCCGATTTGAATGCGCTTGAGTTTGCCTTGAAGTTAAAAGATATATACCCTGACTCCCAAATATATACACTTAGCATGGGTTCTTTGGAGTGCAGGGAAAAAATAAAAGAGCTTGTTGAACTGGGCGTGGATGATGCAATTTTATTGAGCGATAAAAGACTTGCAGGGTCTGATGCCTCATCTACAGCATATGCACTTTCTTTTGCCATTAAAACTCTGGGGAGGTTTGATTTAATCCTTTGCGGTGAGCATTCGCTTGATGGAGAGACATCTATTGTTCCCCCACAGATTGCTCAGTATTTGGGAATTTGTCACATCGCTTCGGTGGTTGATATAAATCCCAAGGATGAAGGTACTCTTGAGGTTGTAAAGAAGATTGAAAATGTAATGGCAAAATTTGAAGTCAAACTACCAGTATTGCTATCGGTTAAAAAAGATAGTAACTTAGTGAGATTTCCAAAACTGAGTTTCATGATAAGGGCACATTCGTATGAGCCCAAGGTTTTGACTCTGGATGACTTGAAAGACATAGATGTCAAAAAAGTAGGGCTTGAAGGCTCAAAAACGGCTGTGGATGGCTTTGAAGAGGAAATGATGGAAAGCACCAGCTGCAAGATTTATGAGCAGGCAAGTGCAAGCGAGATTGAATGTTTAGCAGATATAATTTTGAAATTAATATAA
- a CDS encoding acyl-CoA dehydrogenase family protein, protein MDYFLTDNQKIIKRLAKKISDEVISKVASKYDWEGIFPKDILDLLAYTELTGVYIPKEYGGFGGGVLEMCLVVEELSRNCAGIAVSYAATALGAYPIMLYGTENQKKKYLTRIAKGEAIAAFALTEADAGSDVSNIKTVAEKQGDFYILNGNKHWITNGAEADIYVVFAVTDKSKGPRGISAFIVEKGYEGFYFGKKEDKMGIRASSTTELIFENCKVPKENLLGREGTGFIVAMKTFDRTRPGVAAMAVGIAQGAYEHALKYARERIQFGQPLTSFQAIQHMLADMYINIEAARSLLYSTCRMIDNGAKNYTKESSACKVFASDVAMKVTVDAVQIMGGNGYVKDYPVEKMMRDAKVTQIFEGANQIQRNIIASEIVKDL, encoded by the coding sequence GTGGATTACTTTTTGACAGATAACCAGAAAATCATAAAAAGATTGGCAAAAAAGATTTCAGATGAGGTCATATCAAAAGTTGCCAGCAAATATGACTGGGAAGGGATTTTTCCAAAAGATATACTGGATTTATTGGCATATACTGAACTTACCGGTGTTTATATTCCCAAGGAATATGGCGGCTTTGGCGGCGGTGTGTTGGAGATGTGTCTCGTTGTTGAAGAACTTTCAAGGAACTGTGCGGGGATAGCTGTGTCATATGCAGCTACTGCCCTGGGTGCATATCCAATAATGCTGTATGGAACAGAAAATCAGAAAAAAAAGTATCTAACAAGAATTGCTAAAGGTGAAGCAATTGCTGCATTTGCGTTAACAGAGGCTGATGCAGGAAGTGATGTAAGCAATATAAAGACAGTAGCCGAGAAGCAGGGAGATTTTTATATCTTAAATGGGAACAAACACTGGATAACAAATGGTGCGGAAGCGGATATATATGTTGTATTTGCAGTTACAGATAAATCAAAGGGTCCGCGAGGTATTTCTGCTTTCATTGTTGAAAAAGGCTATGAAGGTTTTTACTTTGGTAAAAAAGAAGATAAGATGGGAATCAGAGCATCTTCCACTACAGAGCTCATATTTGAAAATTGCAAAGTCCCAAAGGAGAATCTACTGGGCAGAGAAGGCACAGGATTTATTGTTGCAATGAAGACATTTGACAGGACAAGACCGGGTGTTGCAGCAATGGCGGTTGGGATTGCTCAGGGTGCTTATGAGCACGCTCTTAAGTATGCAAGAGAAAGAATACAGTTTGGTCAGCCTCTTACATCTTTTCAGGCTATTCAGCATATGCTTGCTGATATGTACATAAATATCGAGGCTGCAAGATCCCTTTTGTATTCCACATGCAGGATGATTGACAATGGTGCAAAAAACTATACAAAAGAGTCTTCAGCTTGCAAGGTATTTGCATCAGATGTTGCTATGAAAGTGACTGTTGATGCCGTTCAGATTATGGGTGGAAATGGATATGTAAAAGATTATCCGGTTGAGAAGATGATGAGAGATGCAAAAGTAACCCAGATTTTTGAAGGTGCCAATCAGATCCAGAGAAATATTATTGCATCTGAGATTGTAAAAGATTTGTAA
- a CDS encoding nucleotidyltransferase has translation MKVAGIIVEYNPFHNGHLYHLQKTKEITGADIIVAVMSGNFIQRGEPAIVNKWARTKMALLNGVDVVFELPFAYACNSAEIFAYGSICILDTLGVNWLVFGSEAGDINLLKKIAMHLAFEEESFRKYLKEYLKKGISFPKARELALKKMNNDNVKFLPNNILGIEYIKWILRMNSKIQPITIKRIGSSYNDPALESNFCSATAIRKNINNMEAIKEKMPEASFKVLVEEIESGRGPVTIEDFYKIFVYRWVIDKDFLTDQLDVKEGIENRFYKFLPASKGAQDLLSKVKTKRYTLTRLQRIFIHSVVDSKINQKELLSEKPYIRVLGFNNKGKTFLNTIKEKIEYITKLDSYVVKNTLHSHLLELEIRASQIHALMYKDYYNYLQLEYKQKPIYISS, from the coding sequence TTGAAGGTTGCCGGAATAATTGTTGAATACAACCCGTTTCACAATGGACACCTGTATCATTTACAAAAAACAAAAGAAATAACAGGTGCAGACATTATTGTTGCTGTAATGAGTGGCAATTTCATCCAGAGAGGAGAGCCTGCAATTGTAAACAAATGGGCACGGACCAAAATGGCACTCTTAAATGGCGTGGATGTTGTGTTTGAGCTTCCATTCGCATATGCATGCAACAGTGCTGAAATCTTTGCATATGGTAGCATTTGCATTCTGGACACACTGGGTGTGAATTGGCTGGTATTTGGTTCTGAAGCTGGAGATATAAATCTTTTGAAAAAGATAGCTATGCATCTGGCTTTTGAAGAAGAGAGTTTCAGGAAATATCTTAAAGAATATTTAAAGAAAGGAATTTCATTTCCAAAAGCGCGTGAGCTTGCATTAAAAAAGATGAACAATGATAATGTGAAATTTTTGCCAAACAATATACTCGGGATAGAATATATAAAGTGGATTTTGAGGATGAATTCAAAAATACAACCAATCACAATAAAGAGGATAGGAAGTTCTTATAATGACCCAGCCTTAGAAAGTAATTTCTGTTCGGCAACCGCAATCAGAAAAAATATAAATAATATGGAAGCTATAAAAGAAAAAATGCCTGAAGCTTCTTTTAAAGTTCTGGTTGAAGAAATTGAAAGTGGAAGAGGACCTGTCACCATTGAAGATTTTTATAAAATATTTGTTTACAGGTGGGTGATAGATAAAGATTTCCTGACCGATCAGCTTGATGTAAAAGAAGGAATTGAAAATAGGTTTTATAAATTCCTCCCTGCTTCAAAAGGTGCTCAGGACCTTCTTTCAAAAGTTAAAACAAAAAGATACACTCTAACACGACTTCAACGAATATTTATCCATTCTGTTGTGGACAGTAAAATAAATCAAAAAGAGCTTCTTTCTGAAAAACCATATATAAGAGTACTTGGTTTTAATAATAAAGGGAAAACTTTTCTCAACACCATCAAAGAAAAAATTGAGTATATTACAAAGCTTGACAGTTATGTTGTAAAAAATACTTTACACAGTCATTTGCTTGAATTAGAAATCAGAGCTTCGCAAATTCATGCACTAATGTACAAAGATTATTACAATTATTTACAGCTCGAGTATAAACAAAAGCCAATCTATATTTCCTCTTAA
- a CDS encoding patatin-like phospholipase family protein: MKKVSVALGSGAMRGFAHIGVLEVLEKEFEFEAFSGCSMGAVIGAFYCLGYDLKLIYKIAREMRNDVLIDFKIKKNALISGKNIEEILKLFLRDKKFSDLKYPFYVVATDLLKGEQVFFSEGNLYEAVRASISIPGILPPVKLDNTILVDGAVVDKVPAKVLKENGYEFIIGVDVSGKSTTKEPKNILEMILTTIDIMGEEIFRLKQNYIDYLIKIDLEDINPYTLADIEIAYQRGKEKAKEEVPRIKRLIN, from the coding sequence ATGAAAAAAGTATCGGTTGCTCTTGGTTCTGGAGCAATGAGAGGCTTTGCACATATAGGGGTATTAGAAGTTTTGGAGAAAGAATTTGAATTTGAGGCTTTTTCAGGTTGTAGTATGGGGGCTGTCATAGGTGCTTTCTATTGCTTAGGATATGACTTGAAGTTGATTTATAAAATAGCCAGGGAAATGAGGAATGACGTATTAATAGACTTCAAGATAAAAAAGAATGCTCTTATATCTGGCAAGAATATAGAGGAGATATTAAAGCTATTTTTGAGAGATAAAAAATTTAGTGATTTAAAGTATCCTTTTTATGTTGTAGCAACAGACCTTTTAAAAGGCGAGCAAGTTTTTTTCAGTGAAGGAAATTTATATGAAGCAGTCAGAGCAAGTATATCCATTCCAGGTATTCTCCCGCCTGTAAAATTGGATAATACAATTTTGGTGGATGGGGCGGTTGTTGATAAGGTCCCTGCAAAGGTTTTAAAGGAAAACGGGTACGAGTTTATAATAGGTGTTGACGTTTCTGGAAAAAGTACAACCAAAGAGCCAAAAAATATATTAGAGATGATATTGACTACAATAGATATCATGGGAGAGGAGATTTTCAGGTTGAAACAAAACTATATTGATTATCTTATAAAGATTGACCTTGAAGATATAAATCCTTATACGCTTGCTGATATAGAAATAGCATATCAACGAGGAAAAGAGAAAGCAAAAGAGGAAGTGCCCAGAATAAAGAGATTGATTAATTAA
- a CDS encoding ATPase, giving the protein MGELSILELLERMEEIIENSKSIPFTSKVMVEKDELLDIIKEIRLLLPQELSQVKWAKEERKKILERAQKEAEAIISDAESKVKGLIDETEIVKMAEKRAEEIIQKAKEHAKEYRIMAQTYTIDLLEQTKKTIENIVKELNDNIDQIRQKNT; this is encoded by the coding sequence ATGGGTGAGCTCAGCATTTTAGAACTTTTGGAGAGGATGGAAGAAATAATAGAAAATAGCAAGTCGATTCCATTTACATCAAAGGTTATGGTTGAAAAAGATGAGCTTCTTGATATTATTAAAGAGATAAGGCTTCTTCTTCCACAGGAGCTTTCTCAGGTAAAATGGGCAAAAGAGGAGAGGAAGAAAATTCTGGAAAGAGCACAAAAAGAGGCAGAGGCTATTATAAGTGATGCTGAGAGCAAGGTTAAAGGATTGATTGATGAGACAGAGATTGTCAAAATGGCAGAGAAAAGAGCTGAGGAGATTATCCAGAAGGCAAAAGAGCACGCAAAGGAGTACAGAATTATGGCACAGACATATACAATAGACCTTTTGGAGCAAACTAAAAAGACAATTGAGAATATAGTAAAAGAGCTGAATGATAATATTGATCAAATAAGGCAGAAGAATACATAA
- the coaD gene encoding pantetheine-phosphate adenylyltransferase, protein MKIGVYPGSFDPVTNGHLDIIERASKIFDKLIVAVLVNPNKTPVFDIDERVELLKETTEHLPNVEVKAFKGLLIDFMKQENARVIVKGLRAVSDFEYEFQMALLNKKLEPSIETIFMMTNSKYSYLSSSMVKEVARFGGCIEDLVPEKIARKVMRKLNMKYAETEENK, encoded by the coding sequence TTGAAGATAGGGGTATACCCGGGGAGTTTTGACCCGGTCACAAACGGTCATCTTGATATAATTGAAAGAGCTTCTAAAATTTTTGATAAATTGATTGTTGCGGTACTTGTTAATCCCAACAAGACACCAGTTTTTGACATAGATGAACGTGTTGAGCTTTTAAAAGAGACCACCGAGCATTTGCCCAATGTTGAAGTCAAAGCTTTTAAAGGGCTTTTAATTGATTTTATGAAACAGGAGAATGCAAGGGTAATAGTCAAGGGGCTCAGAGCGGTTTCTGATTTTGAATATGAGTTTCAAATGGCTCTTTTGAACAAAAAATTAGAGCCCTCAATTGAGACAATCTTTATGATGACCAACAGTAAATACTCATATTTAAGCTCAAGTATGGTCAAGGAAGTTGCAAGGTTTGGTGGATGTATAGAAGATCTGGTACCTGAAAAAATTGCCAGGAAAGTTATGAGGAAATTGAATATGAAATATGCTGAAACGGAGGAAAATAAATAA
- the rsmD gene encoding 16S rRNA (guanine(966)-N(2))-methyltransferase RsmD, producing MRVISGQSKGRKLKSLNIQGLRPTSDRVKEALFNMISPFLNEEAKVADLFAGTGNVGIEFLSRGVKEVIFVDRDERCVQLIKDNLKNLDLLKRAKVYKMDVLRFLSSKYCPVFDIIFLDPPYKSGYATECIEQILKYNKILQSGLIIVESNVNFHFEDVRLSVFRERKYGDTKITIFTFGGSQIEDRGIPGEF from the coding sequence ATGAGAGTTATCAGTGGACAGAGCAAAGGTAGAAAGTTAAAAAGTTTAAACATTCAAGGTCTGAGGCCAACTTCTGATAGGGTAAAAGAGGCTCTTTTCAATATGATATCTCCTTTTTTGAATGAAGAAGCAAAGGTTGCTGACCTTTTTGCAGGTACCGGAAATGTGGGAATTGAGTTTTTGTCCCGCGGGGTTAAAGAGGTTATATTTGTTGACAGGGACGAAAGATGTGTACAGCTTATAAAAGATAATTTGAAGAATTTAGATTTGCTGAAAAGAGCCAAGGTATACAAAATGGATGTTTTGAGGTTTTTAAGTTCAAAATATTGTCCCGTTTTTGATATTATTTTTTTAGATCCACCTTATAAATCTGGTTATGCAACAGAATGTATAGAGCAGATATTGAAATACAATAAAATATTGCAAAGTGGACTTATAATAGTTGAGTCAAATGTAAACTTTCACTTTGAAGATGTAAGGCTTTCTGTTTTTAGAGAAAGAAAATATGGAGACACAAAGATTACAATTTTCACTTTTGGGGGTAGTCAGATTGAAGATAGGGGTATACCCGGGGAGTTTTGA